Below is a window of Humulus lupulus chromosome 2, drHumLupu1.1, whole genome shotgun sequence DNA.
tttagaacacactaagtttttaggactcgcaatgcgagtcctaaaaacattatcgtaattttagttaaaaaattggagggaatttgaaattttttaaaattcaaattttaaaacacacataagtttttagaactcgcaatgcgagtcctaaataCATTATCGTAATTTTACTTAAAAAAATTGGaaagaatttgaaattttttaaaattcaaacttttaagaCACAcataagattttaggactcgcaatgcgagtcctaaaaatattcttttaggactcgcattgcgagtcctaaaatgtctAGGAggtgtttctttaaaaaaaaaaactcaaacttttaggacacacatagtttttagaactcgcaatgcgagtcctaaaagaaattttttaaggactcgcaacgcgagtcctaaaaagtccaggagtttatttttaggactcgcatctaggtgagtgccctaaaataGTTTCCTAAaaaggtgtttttgtagtagtgtacgaAGAAGAGAGATTTACAGCACTAGAATACACCAGCTAAGATCTTTACAAGCCATTCACCAGGCCAAAACCCCAAAGCTTACAGTCACTCTAGTTTTCTTTCTCCACAAGAACAGAGTAGACAAAAACAAAGCCTCTTAGCACACTAAACTCTCTTGGCCTTTTTCTGAAATAATCTATGCCTTTTATAGATATAAGGCTTACAAAGACATATAGATACCTTAACTAACTAACTTGATTTAACTTGACTTAACAGAATAATAACAATCACTTGGTCTGCAGCCCAAGATAACGGTTTTAACTAACAGTCAAGAAATGCAAGTCACACATTAACATCTTGACCCCATTTTGTTTCACTTCCATAGGTGCAAGAAGCCAAAAATTTGGCCTCTTGTAACAATGCATTAGAAGAGTCTCTAATATTTGCTACATTAGGCTTCTTGTGATTAAAAAGAGATTTGATGAACTCATTGGATGGCCCAAAATACTTTTTCAGTTCCATTGGATCAGCACCTGTTTATAAAAACAGATAACCAGTTCAAGATACTATTTTTAGGTAAGACATACACATATTGCTAACAAATGATTATCCTGTCATATAAAGATGTAATTTAACAACGGCCTTACCTTCTTCCACATATCTGCCATATAAGGACACCCTTTTCAGGAAAAAGTCTGTACCAGACAATACAGGTCCATCCATACCTTGCCAGAGCAACTAAGAGATGTAAAAGAATTCAGACCAATTAATAACAAAGTCCATGATGTTTCAACATATCTAATTGAGCTAATATAATGACAAGATTTTGTTTGCTTACCGAATATGTTGACCTTAACTGACTGTCATAGATATCATTTCTAGAAACGTTGTGGAATCTCTGAGGGAACTGCACAAAAGCTAGAGAGGAAGATATTTTTGGATCAAGATGAAAGCACATAGCTTGTCTTGCTGATGTTGGATCATTGCAATACATGTCACAGTCAAGAGCAAGTATGTATGGAGAATTGCTTATCACACCGGAGACTCGAAGCTGTGGCAACAGGTTGATCAGCGAAGCTCAATGATTTATGATTTACGGAAGAAAAACAAATTATGATACCGAATATGTTGTTGTTTatgtaaaggaaaaaggaaataaAACATACAAGAACATTAAATGCTCCAGCCTTAAAATGGTGAGGATGAGAAGGTCTTTTCTCCCTAGAAACATATACAAGTTGAGGCAACATAACTATCTCTTCTTGTTCTGTGTTGTCACTGGGATTTCCTTGGATCACCTGATAAAAGATAATAGTAAGAACAGAATCTCTAATCCCCCCTAATTTTGTTTACATGTGGCAAGAGGAAAGTAAGTACCTCAATGACAGATCGGTGATTTTTACCAGTGAAGCCACTAGTATCTACAAAGGTCTGTTTTattcctttaatgctttctttgaACACTTGGTATCCTTCCTGTAACAAATATTGCTTAATACCAGCATAGCTATTTCGAACAAAGacattttctgttttttgtagtAAAATTTTAGAAGTAGATAACGAAAGAAATTAAAAAGCATGCTTTAAGCTTCTCTTGTTCTGTCGTGAACTCATCAAAACTTTCCGAATGGCCATCATTATTCATTAATGATGAGAAATAAGCATCTGGACACCTCTTCTGGATTTTAAACCTCCTGCAAAATGGAATCCACCACTTCGCAAATCTCCAAGCCTCTCTCATTCCATTCAAAGTCACCGCAGAACCACCATCGTCGGAAAGATACACATGAAGCTTGTCAGGAGGGTAGTCCAGCGCCATGGCTGATATGACAGTGTTCATCACATGCAAAGTTGGCTCTCTATCTGGATCTGCTGTGAAAACAAAGACATCGATAGCTGGAAGTTTATCATTTTCTGGCAATCTCTCTGGAAATACAGAACGAGAAACGGGATGCCACCTTAAGGCTTGGGCTAGAAGCCATATAAGGAAGAGACACAGctcagagagaaagagaagaagccATGGTAGAGATGGTATAATTCGTCTGGTCTCGATGTCATTTTGGAGAAAGAAAGAGGCCCTGTAATAGATCAAGAATAATACTGCTAATACATGAAGGAAAGATTGAAATCTGCTAAAGATGATGGAAGATTTATGGACACGGAAGACATGAAGAGGTTGATCAGAGTCCTCCATTAATGGAGTCTAGCTAGTGGTCAGTACTGATCAGTTTCGTATAGGCTCTAACACTACAATATAGCAAGAATGAaatttatatatactagatatttTATCAAGAAGTTTCCAAGGGACCTTCCTAATATCGACAAAGAAGAGTAAAAGAGTTAACACATGACCTTCTTTATCAGTTCATTGAATGAAAGGGAATACATCAATAGgactagactagtcaagcacgtTTCAATCTCTGCTCGCATTTGGAAAAATATAGTCTTGCCAcccaagtatttttttttttaattatcaatattagatatttatttcaaGTATAAAAATATGCAATACTGCAATAAATTTATTGCAACAGAATTAATAAAAACACATGTatgaacatatatacatatcaacagGAATATTAAAGAAATGAATAATTGAAACTCAAATATATAGAataaaattttctaataatttCTTAAACTTTATAACAAGTTATTAACAAAACTATGTTTCTCCAATCTACAATCATTTAGAGagaatatgatatatataaagaaaagtaGGGAGATAATttttatttgtgtgtatattaCAACCTAAAATAGAGTATATCTAGGGAAAATACAATTAATCACCCTAAAAAAAACTGAAATGattaaaatactaaataaatgaaatattaaaaaacAGAAACTATTCCTATTCGTAACTGTTAACACACCCCTTAAGTTGGACTAAAGATATGATAAGTCCAAGATTGtttacaagaaaatcaaatactCGCTCGGACAACCCCTTTGTGAGAATATCGACTGACTGTTGATCTGTTATATTTATGTTTCCTCCTTCAATCTTCTCTTTGATGAAGTGACGATTCACTTCCACATGTTTAGTTCGATCATGATGTACAGGATTATGTGCAATGTTGATGGTAGACTGATTATCACAATAAAGCTAAATAGGAGCTACATACTCAATTTTAAACTCCTCTAGTAGGCGTTTAATCCAAATTGCTTCACATACTCCATGGGCCATGGCTCTATATTTTTCCTCTACACTGCTCCTCGCAACTACCGTTTGCTTTTTACTTCACCATGTAACGACATTACCCCAAACAATCGTACAATACCCAGATGTAGACTTTCTATCATCAACTGACccagcccaatctgcatctgtgaaCACTTCAACTTTCCTCTCGTTTGTCTTTTTGAAGAAAAGATATTTTCCTGATGTTTGCTTGAGATACCTCATAATTCTATATACTGCATTGAGATGTCCCTGACAAGGATTATGCATATATTGACTGACTAGACTCACCGCAAAGGCAATGTCAGGTATAGTATGTGAGAGGAAGATAAACTTCCCTACTAGCTGTTGGTACCTCCCTTTGTCAACTGGACTTCCTTCGAACATTCTCCTCTTGTCTCCAAGCTCAATTGGAGTCTTGTTGGGCTTGCTACTGAGCATTTATGTCTCCTTTAAGAGATCAAGAGTGTATTTCCTTTGGGACACAGAAATTCCACTTTTGCTTCTAGCAAATTCCATTCCCAAAAAATACCTGAGAGCACCGAGATCTTTGACTTCGAACTCCTTTGCCAACCTTTCTTTAATCATACTCATCTCTTCAGTATGGTTGCTAGTAACaattatgtcatcaacatacaagaTCAGAACTGACATTTTCCCTTCGACTGAGTGTTTGATAAAGAGAGTATGGTCAGTCTGACCTTGCACGTATCCAAGCTCCTTGACAACCTTTAGAAAACGATTGAATTATGCTCGAGGAGAttgacactacaacaattttcacttttaatgactctctataatgacttacaccaatggtgtaagtcattaaaagtattcagggatatttaaagtctaatggtgtaagtcattaaaagttattgttgatgactaccaaggtaagtcattaaaagtggtgggagacgttaattgaaaaatatgaatataaaattatttatttataaaatatcagacTTGTAAGAGCATCTGACGTCTCCCTTGAgaagacgtgccagacatctaacgtctcccctggggagacgttagatgtctggcacgtcttcccaggggagacgttaaatgtttggcctaatatatatattcagcctttctttcttcttccccgagcgcACGAACCAGAGGCGGAGAAGGGCGATTTTCTGGGCAATTTCAGGGCAATTTTTTGACGATTTTGGCCGATTTTAGGCTATAAAGtctcatttgaggtaagtttttattatttataagtgttgtataatagttaggataattttcatacttattgtctctagttattaaggaattgatattgagattttagggtttatgagttgcggttttgggtgatttttggctcaacaaagtggatttaaagcatatttgaggtaggatttcaagattaaacaatgtattatagttagaatggtataaaaaattgtttttgtgcatttttttttatgatttgtgggttttattagaaatattagtttaaagtatgaaaaataatttttatgtatatttgagatactatattgtttaattttaagatgataccacattatttactatttttaattttttattactatttaatccgaaaattatacatttttaattaatttttaatgtttgttaagtatatatatgtaaatatgttttgctaaaatgtatttaataattgtctaaaataagaaaaataatttaatttgaattttacatacaaaatagtaattcaagtttataatgtttataattttttttaatttatattattatttaattagaaaattatatatatttgtaatatttattaaaatttaagtaggttatttatatatagttatgttattttattgatttagtaatcttttattaattaattaattaaaaattttaagttgtggttttaactgagatttttgcttcaaattttttatttcaagcacacatttgaggtttttaagtttctaaaatttcaataataaattattgttaatctaattatttaatgaagtttgtttattaatattttatttattaattaatttagttttgtaggttgtgaatttaatagcaaagtgtgctctttgcaaagtgaagtaaatttgttagcaaggattattaattgcaagtggtacatacattatcttctttcttgttttagtattattaaacttttgttagaggagtttaaatatcttaaatattcattcatagtgaagtaggttctgagattaaaattgtgtgtttcggtgataacagaaggttgagaactgtgtgttttagtgaagtaggttctggaaaatttgtttgtgtgctgcggagctataaggaagaaacttattgtgtgttatttgaattttttgacttgttgttcacagatggttagatcactattataggggaaatgctgcttgattttgtctagaattatgtattttattattctattattatatttgtattgtgttgtgcttattcgattggatttgattagattgacagatggttaagttactaatataggggaaatgctgcccaatttttcgtatgcttatttagtatttttttttagtttaatttttcatagacatagttaaaaatttatttattattaaagtatatataattaaataataattaactaatatattttactttgtatttttttgtagctaaacactacgccatatacaccagcacaTATTAATGAACtgcgacaacactgggcgaaccatatgctaccgataattcaaggtcatcgtcccacatattaggtttttttttacattttatttcttaccttatgtctagctagctagagtaatatttgttaattttgtatgtttaacaacaaatattacaattttgtatatttagctaacaaaaacatattatatacacatttcatttttattaatgaaaattcacaatttaaatttgcatataatttatattttttaattaatatatttaattctatttcaaaaaaatatatatttaattctatttcaaaaatatatatatatttaattctattaattaatatactgaaaataattatttaattatttttttaaaaaaattacaaaaaccaatgacgtctcccagggggagacgttggaagtctacaaagtctccccatgggagacgttgtaggtacctatgacgtctcccatggggagactttgtagacttcgtacgtctccccctgggagacgtcataggttgtacacgtacaccctatgacgtctcccagggggagacgttggaagtctacaaagtctccccatgggagacgtcatatggccactttagatggctcctacaacaacgtctcccctagggggagacattaaatgtctacaatgtctcccccatatagccattaaatgtctattttgttgtagtgtgaaTTAGACCGTAGAGAGATTTGTTTAGTTTGCAGACTTTAGTTGAATTGGGAGATTCTTCAAAACCTGAAGGCTGACTCATGTACACCTCTTCTTCCAGCTCGCCATTCAAGAAAGCATTTTTTACATCGAGTTGATGCAATTCCCAATCCAAGTTGACTGCTAACGAGAGCAATACTCTGATAGTATTGAGTTTCGCAACTAGAGCGAATGTCTCAGTGTAGTCAATTCCATAAGTTTGAGTAAATCCCTTGGCAACTAATCGAGCTTTGTACCTCTCAATGGATCCATTTGCATTGTACTTGACTGTaaacacccatttgcaccctattaTCTTCTTATCTGGTGGTAACTCCACCAGTCTCTAAGTTCTATTCTGTTCAAGTGCTTTTATCTCTTCGAGAACTGCTGCCTTCCATTGAGGAGTATCAAGTGCTTCATTGATGTTCCTGGGAATCACAAATTCTGATAGACTAGAGGTAAAAAATTTAAATGGAGATGGAGATGAATTTCGAAATAGGGTGTTGAGTACAAGATCTAGTTTCTTTTATTAACGCAATAGGAATGTCTAGATCTGACTAAGTGTTTGAGGGAGGAGTACCTGAATCATTTGTGGGAAGTGGTTCTATCACTGGATCAGGCTCTTGACTGTGATGAGGATTTGTGACTTGTTTATTTCTTCTGAAATACAcctgaatttttttttgtaagtcttGAGGTCTTTCTGTTTCTAAGATGTtctctgaagaagaagaaggatttTCTTTTCTTGGATCTGAAGAGAATGGAGTGTCTAGAGGTTTTTCTGGATCTGAAGAAAATGGAGTGTCTAGAGGTAATTCTAAACCCCACGGCCACTGAGCTTCTTGCTTGTGATGACTATGCTCCCTCTGAAGCAAGGTGGGGTGAAAtatggatttaaaaaaaaaaaaagttacatcACTTGACATGTATGATTTTTTTGTGAGTGGACAATAGCAACGATAACCTTTCTGGGTAGGAGAATAACCCAGGAACACTGTTTTTATTGCTCTAGGATCAAGTTTACTACGATTGTGAGAGTGAACGTGAACAAAAGCAGTGCAGCCAAAAACTTTGACTGGTAGAGAATTTGAAGAAGTGTGAGGATAGAGTGATTGAAGGAAAAAATATGGTGTCTTGAATTGAAGGGGTCGACTTGGAAGGCGGTTAATGAGGTATGTAGCAGTGAGAACAACATTGCCCCAAAGATATTTTGGAACATGCATAGTGAACATGAGAGCACAGGCTACTTCTAAGAGTGACGATTTTTCCGTTCAGCAACCCCATTCTGTTGCCGAGTATCGACACACGAACTTTGATGAACAATCCCGTTTTGGAGAAGGTAGGGACCAAGAGTGGTATTGAAATATTCAGTACCATTGTCGGCACGAAGTATTCTGATAGAGGTTTGAAATTGTGTTTGGATCATATGATGAAAGTTTTGAAAAACCTGACATGTATCAGACTTATGCTTAAGCAGATAAACTCAAGTAATACGTGTGTGATCATCAATAAACATAATAAACCAACGCTTACCATGAGCAGTAGAGACCTTGGATGGTCCCCCAAATATCACTATGAACAAGAGAGAAAGGACTAGAAGGTATATACATCCTTGGAGGAAATGAAACAAGTGTATGTTTGGCAAATTGACAGATATCGCATTGAAATTCAGCATcatttttattgaaaaataaaaatggaaacagatgttttaaatataaaaaacttgGATACCCAAGTCGACAATGCCATAACATAATGGTATTAAAATTGGAATCAGAAGCAGAGTTTGAAACATAAGTAGAAAAGGAACTTGGAACTTTGTTGGTTGGATGTTTCCTGTCGAAGAAATAAAGTCCGTCACGAATCTTAGCATTGCCAATCGTCCTCCCCGATGATAGATCCTAACATTGGCAAGAATTGGACACaaattttgttatattattttataatataatgtaatattatattatattataatataatgttttagattaaataaatgtgacaaagtgtgtcacatattgtaacatataatagagagttacaatatttagatatatgagatatatccaaataatgtaacatatttggtgttacaaatttgtaacttccaaatattaccctttattgtgtaaaattgttgttacacaatattgagatgaatttcataaaaccatatgtgatatggctgttagagatatgattttaaccccaataatgtgttttgggagttacaaaatcatttgggagggtttggaaccgtttagaaaaatagcacattttttgtgctgaaattggtaaGTGGCTGCGGctaccaacattcagtggccatggtctgtgggtcagagaccagtggccacgaccactaatgtctctggccgcggccataggccaaaactgaccaaattttcagttttttcaatctttgttgaacggctcaaaaaacccaaataactcccaaatctcatttttaattccatattaatccaattaaacattggtaacagccatgggggttggtggaatttgaaattcaaagggtgtctctaaactctataaataggagcctatagctcacttgtaagacacaacatttctatccattagagcacttggctagaaacaccttgaggcttgataattccagaaagcttttcctataatctgtgagagatcccttagtgcttgagttagggggaaataagcttttggacaaaggttttaaaccttgttcaagttggtgatccccaaccctcttcacttaggttgtgtaagtgagagttttttgTATTTCTGttattctttctattgtattgttttcttcttattctcttgttctttttacttgtatttcttgttcaagagttgtaatcttttcttttcttttgtttcaaacactttactttatttgtaaccttttgcttagagttgtattttactattctattcttcttcatcatcttcttcatttcctttgttttatttgtattttcagttatagagttgtaacactttatttaatcaatccttgtctattataatattttgcatagagttgtaacatatcattatcaatttccattgaggcaatttatattttcctaacaaattTAGCAAGGCAATTGTTATCAAAAGTCAATTTGTGAACATAAATTAAATTGCATTTTAAAGAAGGAACATAAAGAACTGATTTAAGAAGTAAATCAGTGGACAATTTAATGGTGCCAATTCCTACAATAGGGGATTGAGTGCCATTTGCAATCTTGACATTAGTCTTTGTCGAACAGGGACAATAAGAATCAAATAAATGAGATGAAACTGTCATGTGATCTGTTACACCAGAATCGATTATCCACGGAGTTTGGGCAGCGGAAGAGAAATTAACGGAATGTGCCACTGAAGCACTATGAGATTCGGATCCAGATTCGAGTGCCATGGAAGATCGACTCAAGATAGTATACAATTGTTCAATTTATGCATTACTGAAGGAAGGGACAGCAGTATTTTTAGTTTCACTCTGAACGTGGTTGGCCTTTTTTTCATTCTGGTGACAAGGAGTCCAGTTTGGTGGTTTTCCATGAATTTCCCAACAGGTAGACCGGGTGTGACCATGACGTTGACAATGATCACACAAAGGTCTGTCACCCTTCCGATTAGGTCGAGGATCAGGATTGGATTTGCCAGATTGTGGTTGGCCGGTTTTAGAAACAAGTGCCGAACTTTTAATTGATTGTGGTTTCGAGTTATTGAGCATGATGTGACGGCGTGCTTCTTCACGTCTGACCTCAGAGAATGCTTCTTCAGTATCAGGAAATGGAGAGCGACCAACCAGACTACCTCTAACTTCATCCAGATTGTTGTTCAACCCCGTAAGGAACTCGAAGACGCGTTCTTTCTCTAGTTGTTGTCGCTGGATTGTGGTACAGTTGGCACATAGTGGTGTGGTATCCAGATCCAGATCAAGTTCCTGCCATAAGTCTTGTAAATTCGAAAAATATTGGGTAACAGTTTAATTACCTTGCTTAATCTCTCAGTTTGGTGCGGATCTCAAAAATTTGAGAAGCGTTACCAAGGTCAGAGTACATTTTTCGAGCAGCGTCCCATACTTCCTTAGCAGTCTTAAAGAATAAAAATCTGAAGCTAATTTTTTGATCCATCGAATTAATTAGCCATGCAAGAACTATAGAGTTTTTAGCTTGCCATACTTTGTACATAGGATCAGTGGAAGGTGGTGTCGGGAGATCACCAGTGATGTACCCAAGTTTCCCACATCCACAAATGACGAGTTTGACTGATTGAGCCCACTGAAGATAATTTTTTCCATCAAGCTTGTGGGCTGTGATATGAAGAGAGCTATTGTCATGGCTATACAGAGATCCTATAGAGCCACtggattgagcttgcgatggaggAATAGATCCTCTCGTCTCAGAAGAAACTTCCTCACTGGTAGACATTGTCGGATTGAAGGAAAAAATGGCAGCGCAAAAAAAATTGGGCCTGGGTGACTTGGGCTTCAGACAGAGGGCTTTTTTTGTGGGCCTGGGTTAATAAGGATTCAGGCATAGGGTTTTTGGGCCTGGATTAATAAGGCTTCAGacagtttttaaaaaaaagaaactatttttttttctggGACTTGACGAAGGGACAAAGGTGTTGGGACTTCACGAAGCAGGGAATCGCCTGGAGCACAGACTGATTCGCCTGAGAGCCTGGAACACGCTGGACTACTTCGTTTGGGACGTGCGAATGGACAGAGGAACAACTTAATTGGTGCACGAGAGATAAAACCTCGCCTGGAGCACTTTGAACGTCATTTGAAAGCTGAGGAACGATCAACATAAAAATTGGAGAAAAACCAGAGGGTGGTCAGGAGAGAGAGCAAATCGAGAGCCTTAGTTCTCTGATACCATATAAAGAACAGTAgggaaataatttttatttatgtgtatATTACAACCTAAAATAGAGAGAATATATAAGGGAA
It encodes the following:
- the LOC133815234 gene encoding uncharacterized mitochondrial protein AtMg00240-like, translated to MSVLILYVDDIIVTSNHTEEMSMIKERLAKEFEVKDLGALSSKPNKTPIELGDKRRMFEGSPVDKGRYQQLVGKFIFLSHTIPDIAFAVSLVSQYMHNPCQGHLNAVYRIMRYLKQTSGKYLFFKKTNERKVEVFTDADWAGSVDDRKSTSGYCTIVWGNVVTW